The genomic segment TAACGTCACAGCCGAGGGCCACCCCCAACGGGGTCGGCCCTCGGCTGCTTTTCTATGTCTGCCCCCGAGTACTTTTGAACGTTGAGGCAAGCCCGCCAACCCGAGGGCCGGCCGTACCGGAAGGATTGATCCGTGACTACTGGACCCCAGGACGACGGCGGCTCCGGCCCCCGCGACAACGAGCGGCAAGGCGGCCGCGGTCGCGACGGTGACCGTGGCGGTTTCCGGGGTGACCGGGACCGCGGTGACCGGGGCGGCTTCCGCGGCGGTGACCGCGACCGTGGCGGCTCCTCGGGCGGTGACCGTGGTGGTTTCCGCGGGGGCGACCGTGACCGTGGCGGCTACTCCGGTGGTGACCGTGGTGGTTTCCGCGGTGGCGACCGTGACCGCGGTGGCTATTCCGGCGGTGGCGACCGGGGTGGTTTCCGGGGCGGCGACCGTGATCGCGGGGGCGACCGTGGTGGCTACCGCGGTGGCGACCGTCCTCAGGGCGGCGGCTTCCGGGGCGGCAGCGACCGGCCCCAGGGCGGCGACCGGGGCGGGTTCCGCGGCGGCGACCGCGACCGCGACCGTGGTGGTTACCAGGGCGGATATCAGAGCGGCGACCGCCGTGGCGTGACCGGCGGCGACCGTGACCGTGGCGGCTACTCCGGTGGGGGCGACCGTGGTGGGTTCCGCGGCGGTGACCGCGACCGAGGCGGCTACCGTGGCGGCGACCGTCCGCAGGGTGGTGGCTTCCGCAGTGGTGGCGACCGTCCGCAGGGTGGTGGCTTCCGCAGTGGTGGCGACCGTCCGCAGGGCGGCGGCTTCCGGGGCGGTGACCGCGACCGGGGTGGCTACTCCAGCGACCGTGACCGTGGTGGCTATTCCGGCGGTGGTGACCGGGGTGGTTTCCGGGGCGGCGACCGTGACCGAGGCGGCTACTCGGGCGGTGGTGACCGGGGCGGTTTCCGTGGTGGGGACCGTGACCGTGGTGGGTTCCAGAGCCGTGGCGACCGCCCGCAGGGCGGCTTCCGTGGTGGCGACCGTGACCGTGGCGGTTATCAGGGCCGCGACGACCGGGGTGGCTTCCGGGGTGGCGACCGTGACCGCGGCGGCTTCCAGGACCGTGGCGACCGTCAGCAGGGCGGTTTCCGGGAGCGCGGCGGCTACCCGGACCGTGGTGGTTATCAGGACCGTGGTGGCTATCAGGACCGGGGCCAGAACCGGGACGACCGTGGCGGCTTCCGCGGCGACCGTCCGCAGGGCGGCTACCGGGGCGACCGGGACCGTGAGGCCGGCGGCGCGCGCGGCAGCTACCAGGGCGACCGGGGCGGCTTCCGTGGCGGTGACCGTGACCGCGGCGGCTACCAGGATCGTGGTGGCTACCAGGATCGCGGCGGCGACCGGGGCGGCTTCCGTGGCGGTGACCGTCCCCAGGGCGGCGACCGTCCGGGTAACCGGGGTGGCAGCGGCTTCCGCGACCGTCCGCAGGGCGACCGTCCGTTCCGTGACCGTCCGCAGGGTGACCGTCCGCAGGGCGACCGGGGCGGCTTCCGCGGCGACCGCGACCGCGGCGGCTACCAGGATCGCGGCCCCCGTCAGGGCGGCTTCCGTGACCGTGACGACCGAGGTCCCGCCGAGGGCGGCTTCCGCAACCGGGACGACCGGGGCCCACGCGACGGCGGCTTCCGTGACCGCGACGACCGCCCGCGCGTACGGGACGACCGGGACGACCGGCACCCCGCCCGCGACGACCGGGACGCCGACGCGCAGACCTTCCACGCACCCGAGATCCCCGAGGAGATCGAGGCGGCCGACCTCGACAAGGAGGTGCGTTCCGAGCTGCTGACGCTGGCCCGGGACGTCGCCGACAAGGTCGCCCGGCACCTCGTGGCGGCCGGTCAGGTGATCGACGAGGATTCCGAGCTCGCGTTGCAGCACGCCATCGCGGCCCGGCGGCTCGCGTCGCGCATCGCCGTCGTACGGGAAGCCGTGGGTCTGGCGGCGTACGCCGCGGGGGACTGGACGACCGCGATCGCCGAGCTGCGCACCTACCACCGGATGACCGGGCGGCAGACGCACCTGGCCGAGCTGGCCGACTGCGAGCGCGCGCTGGGCCGTCCGGAGCGGGCCATCGACCTGTTCCGCGGGGCCGACGTCGACAAGATGGACAAGAGCGGCGCGATCGAGCTGTTGATCGTGGCGGCCGGCGCCCGCGGTGACCTCGGCCAGCACGACGCGGCCGTGGCGATGCTGCAGGTCCGTGAGCTGACGGCCGACGAGGACGCCGAGTGGGCGGCACGGCTGCGGTACGCGTACGCGGATGCCTTGCTCGCCGCGGGCCGGCGCGACGAGGCGCGGGAGTGGTTCACCCGGGCCGCCGCGGCCGACGAGGACGGTCTCACCGACGCGGCCGAGCGCCTGCTCGAGCTGGACGGCGTGACCATCGCCGACGAGGACGAGGAGCCCTCCGGCGGCGATGCGCGCACCGGCACGACCTCGGACGAGGAGGAGCGCGAGTTCGACGGCGACGACGAGCCGCGGGCGGCCTACGAGGACGAGGACGAGGACGACGAGCCGGTAGCCGCGGCGGACACCGACGCCGACACCGACCCGGTGGCGGTCGAGGACGTGGCGGAGGAACTCGAGGCCGACGCCGAGGAACTCGAGGACGAGCGGGCCGCGCGGGCCGAGGCGGACGAGCCGGCCCGGGCCGACACGGCCGAGCTGTCCCAGTCGGGCCCGGAGGAGAAGGCCACGCCGGACGCGGACGAGAAGGCCGCGGGCGACGAGTTCGTCAGCGAGCCCAAGGACGACCGGAAGAACACCGAGGCGTGAGCGCCGGCGATCTGGCGGGCGGCTACGACCTGGTCGTCTTCGACCTCGACGGGGTCGTCTACCTGATCGACAAGCCGATCGGGGGCGCGCCCGAGGCGATCGAGCAGCTGCACGGCCGCGGCACCGCGGTGGCGTACGCGACCAACAATGCGTCGCGGCGTTCCGCGGACGTCGCGGGCCTGCTCACCGGCATGGGTGTGCCGGCCCGGCCGGCCGAGGTGCTCACCTCGGCCGGCGCCACTGCCACCGTGCTCGCCGAGCGGCTGCCGGCCGGCGCGCCGGTGCTGGTGGTGGGCGCGGACGCGCTGCGGGCCGAGCTCACCGAGGCCGGCCTCACGCTGGTCGAGTCGGCCGGCGACAACCCGGCGGCGGTCGTGCAGGGCTACGGCCCCGAGGTGGGCTGGCGCATCCTGGCCGAGGCATCGCTGGCCGTACGGGACGGTGCCTTGTGGGTGGCCACCAACACCGACCGCACGCTGCCCAGCCCGCGTGGTCCGCTGCCCGGCAACGGTTCGCTGGTCGCCGTGCTGCGCACCGCCCTCGACCGGGAGCCCGACCTGGTGGTCGGCAAGCCGGAGCCGGCCCTGTTCACCACGGCGGCCGCGCTGTCGGGGGCGGAGCGGCCGCTGGTGGTCGGCGACCGGCTCGACACCGACATCCAGGGCGCGGTCACCGCGGGTCTGGACAGCCTGCTGGTGCTGACTGGCGTCAGCACCCCGGCCGACCTGCTGGCGGCCGAGCCGGCCCGGCGGCCCACGTTCGTGGCGGCCGACTTGTCGGGGCTGTTCGGCCCGGCCGCTACCGCCGCCGTGCCGCTGACCGGGGGCGAGGGCGGGGGCTGGCGGGTGTCGCGCGACGGTGACGCGGCCACCCTGGACGGTTCGGGCGACCCGGTGGTGGCGCTGCGTCTGCTGTGCGCGGTCACCTGGGACGGTGTCCCGCCGAGCGGTGTCACGGGGGCGTCGGACGCGGCCCGTGAAGTGCTCGCGGGCTGGGGACTGTAAGCGACCGTACGAGTCCGTGCACGCCCTGGCCGTCGCGGAGCGGGCGGCCGAGATCCGCACCGGGCTGAGCCTGCCCGAGGCGGCAAGCTGCGGGCCGAGCTGCCCTGAACGCGACGTCCGAAAGACGCCAGCACCGGCCCCGGCGGGCGGGCGAGCATGAAGCCTCACCGACGAGAGGCGCACGATGCACGTCGTACCCGGTCTGAAAGTTCTCTACTTCGGCACGCCCGTGGTGCTGCTCAGCACCGTCAACGAGGACGGGACGGCCAACCTGGCGCCGATGTCGTCCGCGTGGTGGCTCGGGCAGACCGCGATCCTCGGCATGGGCGACCGCAGCCGCACGGCGGCCAACCTGCTGCGCGAGCGCGAGGTGGTGCTCAACCTGCCGTCGTCGGCGCTGGCGGGGGCGGTCGACCGGATCGCCATGACCACCGGGCGGCCGGACGTGCCGGCGGGCAAGGCGGCGCAGGGCTACCGTTTCGTGGCCGACAAGTTCGTGCTGGGCGGGCTCACCGAGCAGGCGTCCGACCTGGTCGCGCCGCCGCGGGTGGCCGAGTGCCCGATCCAGCTCGAGGGCCGGGTCGCGGGCACGCACCGGCTGGCCGCGGGCGGCGCCACCACGTACGAGATCGAGATCTTGCGGACGCACGTGGAGGAGGACCTGCTCGTGCCGGGCACAGCCCACATCGACCCGCTGCGCTGGGATCCGCTCGTGATGAAGTTCTGCGAGTTCTTCGGCGGCGGGATCAACCTGCACCCGTCGCGGCTCGCGGAGGGTTGGCAGATGCCTGCCCTCAGAGCAGCTTGCGCAGTTTCAACAGGTCGAACGGGTTCGCCTTGATCTTCACCTGACCCGCGGTCACCGCGCGGGTGACGTCGAGCCGGCCCGCGACCAGGGCGATCAGGTCGTCACTGTTCGCGATCAGGGCGATCTTGGCTTTGGGGTCGTCGCCGTCGGCGATGCCGGTCAGCAGACCGTCGGCCAGCCGGCCGTGGAAGGCCGTCTCGAGGTCAGGCACGCGGCACGCCAGCGTGCGGTCGAAGTCGAGCTTGCCGCGCGTCTCGGCATTCCTCTCGAGGCGTGCGGCAAGGTCGTGCAGCGCCTGCCGGCACTCGTCCACGGTGGCCATCGGACTCCTTCTTCGCGACATGCGGTCGGCGTACCGCACCGTACCTCACGAACTCCTGTCAACCGCCCGGTAGCGTGGCACCCGACGAGCCGCGAGAGGAGCGGAACATGCCGGACGCATGGCGGGCGTATCTGGAGATGGCGCTCGGACTGACCGAAGCACCGCGTAAGCGCGCCCAGAAAGTGGCGGGCGAACTGGTGAACCGGGGCGGGGCCACGGCCGCGCAGCTGCAGGGACTGGTCGACGATCTGCTGTCGGCCGGCATGGCCAACCGCGAGGCGCTCACGAACATCGTGCGCTACGAGGTGGACAAGGCGCTCGGTGTGGTCGGCCTGGCCACGGCCGAGGAGGTCACCGAGCTGACCACCCGCGTACGGGATCTGGAACGGCAGCTGCGGGAGGCCGAGTCGCGCGCGCAGGGCGGCCCGGCGACCGGGACGCTCAGCGAGGGTGTCGGCGGCACGCGGATCGACGAGCCGGCTCCGCTGCCGCGCAAGGCGGTGAAGAAGGTGGCCAAGAAGGCCGCGCCCAACAAGATGCCGTCGGCGGGCACCACCCCGGCCACGCCGCCGGCCAACACGGCGCCCGCCTCGGAGCCCTCGCCGGCGAAGAAGGCTGCGGCTGTCACGCCCTCACCGGCGAAGAAGGCCGCGGCCGTCACGCCCTCACCGGCGAAGAAGGCCGCGGCCGTCACGCCGCCGCCTGCGAAGACGACCGGGGCTGTCACGCCTGCGCCGGCGAAGAAGGCTGTGGCGAAGAAGGCCGTGGCCAAGAAGGCGCCGGCCAAGGCCGTGCCGCCGCCCGACGAGGTGATCCCGGCCGACGTGAAGGCCACCGCGAAGCCGGCCCCGGCCACGCAGCGGGCCGAGGCGCTGGGCGCCCGCCCGGCCCGGAAGAAGGCGGCGGCGAAGAAGGCCGTGGCCAAGACGACGCCGCCCGCGCCGGCGGGCACCGCCGACGCACCCACGGCCGGTGTGCGCGAGGCCGCGGCGGCCACCGAACTGCCGCCGACCGGGGAGGCCTGAGCCGATGACCTTCCCCAAACCCGGACCGCAGCCGGGTGGTTTCCGTCCGGGGCCGCCGCCGGTGCCGCGCCCGCCGACGCATCCGCCGGCGCACCCGCAGGGCGCACCCGGCGCGGGCCCGGTCAGCCTGCCCCCAGCGGTCGACGAGGCCACCGGCCGGTTCGTCGAACAGACCGGCCATCCGGCGGTCGACGAGGTGTTGCGCTCACTCGCGAACGCCGCCCGTCTGGCCCCGGCCGAGCAGATCGCCGAGTACGAGGCGGCGCACCAGGTTCTCCAGGAGACCCTGGCCGGCATCGACCGGTGAGGCGCTGATGGCCCGTCGTGCCCGTCTCGACGCCGAGCTGGTGCGCCGCAAGCTGGCCCGCTCCCGCGAGCAGGCCGCCACGCTGGTCGAGGCCGGTCGTGTGCAGGTGCGCGGCACGGTGGCCCGCAAGGTGGCCGCGATGATCGACCCGGCCGACCCGGTCGTGGTCACCGGCGAGGACCCGGCAACCGAGTACGTCTCGCGCGGCGGCCACAAGCTGGCCGGCGCGCTGGCCGCGTTCGGGCCGCGGGGCCTGGCCGTGACCGGTCGCCGCTGCCTCGACGCCGGCGCCTCCACCGGGGGCTTCACCGACGTGCTGCTGCGCGCCGGGGCCCGGCAGGTGGTCGCGGTCGACGTCGGCTACGGGCAGCTGGCCTGGCCGATCCGCACGAACGAGCGGGTCGTCGTGTTCGAGCGCACCAACGTCCGGGCGATCACGCCGGAGTCGATCGGCGGCCTCGTCGACCTGACTGTGGCGGATCTCTCGTTCATCTCGTTGCGGCTCGTGCTGCCCGCGCTCGCGGCCTGCACCGATGCCACCGGTGACCTCGCGCTGATGGTCAAGCCGCAGTTCGAGGTGGGCAAGGAGCGGGTGGGCGCGGGCGGGGTCGTACGGGATTGGCAGTTGCGGGCCGAAGCCGTGCTCGACGTCGCCGCCGCAGCCTCCGAGCTGGGACTGGGCGTGGCCGGGGTGGCCGCCAGCCCACTACCCGGACCGAGCGGCAACGTCGAGTTCTTCGTCTGGTTCCGCCGGGACGCGCCCGCCGCTGATCGTGCGGAGATCGAAGAAGTTGTCGCCGCCGGGCCCGCGGTCAAGGTAGCTTCGGCCGGGCCGGAGCAGACGGCAGCCCCCTTGGAGGACACATGACGCGCTCGGCCCTGCTGGTCACGCACACCGGCCGGCGGCAGAGCACCCAGCACGCCCGCTCGGTGGCGCAGGACCTGCTGGCGGCCGGGTTCGAGGTGCGGGTCATCGCCGAGGAGGTGGCCGATCTCGATCTGCCGCCCGAGGTGACCACGGTGGAGGGCCCGTCGCCGGCGGCGGCCGAGGGTGTCGAGATCGTGCTGGCGATGGGCGGTGACGGCACGTTCCTGCGCGCCGCCGAGCTGGCCCGCCCGGTCAAGGCGCCGCTGCTGGGCATCAACCTGGGCAAGGTCGGCTTCCTGGCCGAGGCCGAGATCGACCACCTCGCCGAGGCCGTCAAGGACGTGGTCGACGGGGCGTACAAGGTGGACGAGCGGCTGACGCTCGACGTGCGGGCCGAGTACGGCGGCCGGGTGATCGCCGAGTCGTGGGCGCTCAACGAGGTCAGCGTCGAGAAGGGCCAGCGCACCCAGATGCTCGAGCTGCTGGTCGACGTGGACGGGCGCCCGCTCGCCCGCTACGGCTGCGACGGTGTCGTGTGCGCGACCCCGACCGGTTCCACGGCGTACGCGTTCTCGGGTGGCGGCCCGGTGGTGTGGCCCGAGGTCGAGGCTCTGCTGCTGGTGCCGATCAGCGCGCACGCGCTGTTCAGCAAGCCGCTGGTGACCGCGCCGACGTCGACGTTCGCGCTGACCGTCGACCCCTACACCTCTTTCGCGGTGCTCTGCTGTGACGGACGCCGCACCTGGGATCTGCCGCCGGGCGCGAAGGTCACCGTCGAGCGCGGCCAGCTCCCGGTGCGGCTGGTTCGCCTGCAACCGCGGCCATTCACCGACGTGCTCGTGGCCAAGTTCGCCCTCCCGGTCGAAGGATGGCGCGGCAGCAAGCGTTAGCCGGTGGAACCCGCGGTGGGCAAATGTCGGGGGGCACCGATACTGTCTGCCCTGTGCTGGAGGAACTGCGCATCACCGGGCTCGGCGTCATCGACGACACGACGCTGCGGCTGACGGCGGGCATGAACGTCATCACCGGTGAGACCGGTGCCGGAAAGACCATGGTGGTGACCGGTCTGGGCCTGCTGTTCGGCGGCCGGGCCGACGCCGGGCGGGTGCGCGCCGACCCGGGCCGCGCGGTGGTCGAGGGCCGGCTGCGGCTCGGCGGCAAGCTGGCCGGCGAGGTGGCGACGCGTGTCTCCGAGGCCGGCGGCGAGGTCGACGACGACGGCACGGTGCTGCTGAGCCGCACGGTCACGATCGAGGGCCGCTCCCGGGCGCACGTGGGCGGCCGCAGCATGCCGGTCGCGATGCTGACCGACCTCGGCGAGCGGGTGCTGGCGGTGCACGGCCAGTCCGACCAGCTGCGCCTGCTGCGCCCGTCCGAGCAGCGGGCCGCGCTCGACCGGTTCGCCGGTCCCGAGCACGAAAAGCTGCTGGAGACCTATCGCGAGGCGTTCACGCGCTGGCGGGCCGTGGCCGACGACCTGGCCGACCGTCGCCGCAACGCGCGGGCCCGCTCGCAGGAGGCCGATCTGCTCAAACTCGGCCTCGACGAGATCAGCCGGGTCGACCCCCAGCCGGGGGAGGACGACGACCTGCGGGCCGAGGTGCAGCGTCTCGAGCACGCCGAGGGGCTGCGGGTCGCCGCCGCGCTGGCCGCCCAGGCGCTGGCGGGCGGGGTCGAGGTCACCGAGGAGACGCCCGACGCCACCCAGCTGCTGGGCACGGCCCGGCGCACCCTGGAGGCCCAGGCCCAGGTCGACCCGGCGCTGGGCGAGCTGGCAGCCCGCATCGAGGAGGCGGCCACCCTGGTCGGCGACGTCTCGTCCGAGCTGTCGGCCTATCTGGGCAGCCTCGACGCCGACCCGGCCCGCCTGGAGCAGATCTACGAGCGCCGCGCCGAGCTGCGCGCGCTCACCCGGAAGTACGCCGACGACGTCGAGGGCGTCATCGCCTGGGCCGAGGAGGCGCGCACCAAGCTGGCCGCGCTCGACTCCTCCGACGAGCTGCTGGACGAGCTCGACAAGGAACGGCAGCGGCTCGAGGCTCAGGTGACCGAGATGGCGGGCCGGCTCACCGCGGCGCGCAGCGAGGCCGCGGTCCGGTTCAGCGAGGCCGTCAGCGTCGAGCTGGCCGGTCTGGCCATGCCGCACGCCCGCGTCGAGGTGGCCGTGGTGCCGCGCGCGGCCGGCAAGGACGAGCCGGCGATGGGCCCCGACGGCGCCGACGAGGTCGAGCTGCGGCTCGTGGCCCACCCCGGCGCGCCGTCGCTGCCGCTGCAGAAGGGCGCGTCCGGCGGTGAGCTGTCCCGGGTGATGCTGGCCATCGAGGTGGTCTTCGCCGGCGCCGGTGGCCCCGAGACGCTGGTCTTCGACGAGGTCGACTCGGGTGTCGGCGGCACGGCGGCGGTCGAGATCGGCAAGCGGCTGGCCCGGCTCGCCCGCACCCATCAGGTGCTGGTGGTGACCCACTTGCCGCAGGTGGCCGCGTTCGCCGACCGGCACCTGGTGGTGGCCAAGGACACCGGCGGCGCGATCACCAC from the Paractinoplanes abujensis genome contains:
- the recN gene encoding DNA repair protein RecN, with amino-acid sequence MLEELRITGLGVIDDTTLRLTAGMNVITGETGAGKTMVVTGLGLLFGGRADAGRVRADPGRAVVEGRLRLGGKLAGEVATRVSEAGGEVDDDGTVLLSRTVTIEGRSRAHVGGRSMPVAMLTDLGERVLAVHGQSDQLRLLRPSEQRAALDRFAGPEHEKLLETYREAFTRWRAVADDLADRRRNARARSQEADLLKLGLDEISRVDPQPGEDDDLRAEVQRLEHAEGLRVAAALAAQALAGGVEVTEETPDATQLLGTARRTLEAQAQVDPALGELAARIEEAATLVGDVSSELSAYLGSLDADPARLEQIYERRAELRALTRKYADDVEGVIAWAEEARTKLAALDSSDELLDELDKERQRLEAQVTEMAGRLTAARSEAAVRFSEAVSVELAGLAMPHARVEVAVVPRAAGKDEPAMGPDGADEVELRLVAHPGAPSLPLQKGASGGELSRVMLAIEVVFAGAGGPETLVFDEVDSGVGGTAAVEIGKRLARLARTHQVLVVTHLPQVAAFADRHLVVAKDTGGAITTSGVRVVEETERARELSRMLAGLPDSDLGIAHAEELLAVAGREKRA
- a CDS encoding alkyl sulfatase C-terminal domain-containing protein: MATVDECRQALHDLAARLERNAETRGKLDFDRTLACRVPDLETAFHGRLADGLLTGIADGDDPKAKIALIANSDDLIALVAGRLDVTRAVTAGQVKIKANPFDLLKLRKLL
- a CDS encoding NAD kinase; translated protein: MTRSALLVTHTGRRQSTQHARSVAQDLLAAGFEVRVIAEEVADLDLPPEVTTVEGPSPAAAEGVEIVLAMGGDGTFLRAAELARPVKAPLLGINLGKVGFLAEAEIDHLAEAVKDVVDGAYKVDERLTLDVRAEYGGRVIAESWALNEVSVEKGQRTQMLELLVDVDGRPLARYGCDGVVCATPTGSTAYAFSGGGPVVWPEVEALLLVPISAHALFSKPLVTAPTSTFALTVDPYTSFAVLCCDGRRTWDLPPGAKVTVERGQLPVRLVRLQPRPFTDVLVAKFALPVEGWRGSKR
- a CDS encoding flavin reductase family protein; the protein is MHVVPGLKVLYFGTPVVLLSTVNEDGTANLAPMSSAWWLGQTAILGMGDRSRTAANLLREREVVLNLPSSALAGAVDRIAMTTGRPDVPAGKAAQGYRFVADKFVLGGLTEQASDLVAPPRVAECPIQLEGRVAGTHRLAAGGATTYEIEILRTHVEEDLLVPGTAHIDPLRWDPLVMKFCEFFGGGINLHPSRLAEGWQMPALRAACAVSTGRTGSP
- a CDS encoding HAD-IIA family hydrolase, with amino-acid sequence MSAGDLAGGYDLVVFDLDGVVYLIDKPIGGAPEAIEQLHGRGTAVAYATNNASRRSADVAGLLTGMGVPARPAEVLTSAGATATVLAERLPAGAPVLVVGADALRAELTEAGLTLVESAGDNPAAVVQGYGPEVGWRILAEASLAVRDGALWVATNTDRTLPSPRGPLPGNGSLVAVLRTALDREPDLVVGKPEPALFTTAAALSGAERPLVVGDRLDTDIQGAVTAGLDSLLVLTGVSTPADLLAAEPARRPTFVAADLSGLFGPAATAAVPLTGGEGGGWRVSRDGDAATLDGSGDPVVALRLLCAVTWDGVPPSGVTGASDAAREVLAGWGL
- a CDS encoding TlyA family RNA methyltransferase — protein: MARRARLDAELVRRKLARSREQAATLVEAGRVQVRGTVARKVAAMIDPADPVVVTGEDPATEYVSRGGHKLAGALAAFGPRGLAVTGRRCLDAGASTGGFTDVLLRAGARQVVAVDVGYGQLAWPIRTNERVVVFERTNVRAITPESIGGLVDLTVADLSFISLRLVLPALAACTDATGDLALMVKPQFEVGKERVGAGGVVRDWQLRAEAVLDVAAAASELGLGVAGVAASPLPGPSGNVEFFVWFRRDAPAADRAEIEEVVAAGPAVKVASAGPEQTAAPLEDT
- a CDS encoding Replicase polyprotein 1ab — protein: MTLARDVADKVARHLVAAGQVIDEDSELALQHAIAARRLASRIAVVREAVGLAAYAAGDWTTAIAELRTYHRMTGRQTHLAELADCERALGRPERAIDLFRGADVDKMDKSGAIELLIVAAGARGDLGQHDAAVAMLQVRELTADEDAEWAARLRYAYADALLAAGRRDEAREWFTRAAAADEDGLTDAAERLLELDGVTIADEDEEPSGGDARTGTTSDEEEREFDGDDEPRAAYEDEDEDDEPVAAADTDADTDPVAVEDVAEELEADAEELEDERAARAEADEPARADTAELSQSGPEEKATPDADEKAAGDEFVSEPKDDRKNTEA